The Medicago truncatula cultivar Jemalong A17 chromosome 7, MtrunA17r5.0-ANR, whole genome shotgun sequence genome includes the window ATTGATATTTCCATTTCAGGACTGAACTCTGCAGATTCAGTGGTGCAAAGATTTACCCAGGAAGAGGGATCAGATTTATTCGTAGTGATTCTCAGGTGAGATAAAAATGAGCCATGTTGAATTATGGGTTGATTCATTTCTTTATTTGAATGAATATCAGTTGTGTGTTTGCTTTGATTTGGTCAATATTAGTTTTATtgataataagttttttttttttattgtttttacagGTTTTCCTCTTTGTGAACTCAAAATGTAAGAGGTATTTCCACAACAAGTTGAAGCCTTCAAAACTCACATGGACTGCCATGTACAGAAAGCAACACAAGAAGGTGATTGTGTAACTATTTAACTGATGTTTGTAATATGTATTGAACAATTACAGTGTAAAGCTAAATTAAGCTTCTGAACATGTTGTAATGAAATATCCATCCATGAACCTAGTTACATTGTTGTGGTTACTTGTGTTGAATTTGACCTAATTCTATCAGATAGCCTTGTCCAGTAATTTTACTACTTACTGTATGCACTTTAATTGATATTATGCATCTGTCTTGCAGGACATTGCTCAAGAAGCGGTGAAGAAGAGGCGCCGTGCCACCAAGAAGCCATACTCCAGGTCCATTGTTGGTGCTACACTTGaagtcattcaaaaaaaaagaaccgAGAAGCCCGAGGTTCGAGATGCAGCTAGGGAAGCTGCTCTTCGGTGTGTTTCCTTTTTATTATGCCGACTCTTTGAGAACTCTTTTTTTAGGGACACTGTTTTCTAACATGTTCATTATGCTTATTCATTGAGAACTCTTTTTTTAGGGACTTGCTGTTTTCTAAcatgttcatatttttttgtcatatcTGTTCCTGTTTTTTCTGTTACAATTATTGATGACAAATCTAATCATGGAGTCAATCCTGCAGTGAAATCAAGGAAAGGATAAAGAAAACCAAGGATGAAAAGAAAGCCAAGAAAGCCGAGGTAGCATCTAAGGCACAAAAGTCGGGGAAAGGAAATGTTCAGAAGGGTGCTATGCCCAAGGGTCCTAAAATGGGCGGTGGTGGTGGGAAGCGTtaagtttttctatttttgtttactatttaaatatatttgttgcTTGATCAGCCTTTTATGTTACTGTTTTATCAAACTTATGTTTGGAGCTTCAGAGAGAACCCAGGAATTAAATGGATTTTGCTAGTTGTGTTATGTTTATTTGCACTAATGATCCCTTATGATGTTAGTtattaattgcatgtttgattataagttttacttttttttgaaggatataaGTTTTACTTTTGGTCAGAACTTGGCTCTTGTTCGGTATGCTTAGATTCAGCTCAGAATATATTGTTTTAAGAGATGACGGCTTAATTCAGTAGCTTAACTTTCCCACTAATCCTGGTTCTTTCAAGCCAAATAGTGGAGATAAAATTAAAAgcaatttttattgtaaaatttggTTGCGAAGTAGATGAATGgattttttagttataaaatTTGCAAATCATAGCGTGCTTATATGACTAGTGAGGTTACAAGTTCCGTATCCAAATATTACTTTCCTCATATCAATTTTTTCCAATAGtaattaaaatcatttattcTATTAATAGGAGCATAAAGTTACAACCATTGTTCTTGCCAACTAATGATgaattatgaattattattCTTCGTGTCTCCTAAATTCGAAAACGCATTAAAATTGTTGGTACAAGCTCTAATAAATCCCAACTTCTAAGGCAATGTGCTTTGAATTTTGAACTTGATTCTCCACAACTAACCTAGAGTCtcttaaaaacataattaa containing:
- the LOC25499365 gene encoding 60S ribosomal protein L24 → MVLKTELCRFSGAKIYPGRGIRFIRSDSQVFLFVNSKCKRYFHNKLKPSKLTWTAMYRKQHKKDIAQEAVKKRRRATKKPYSRSIVGATLEVIQKKRTEKPEVRDAAREAALREIKERIKKTKDEKKAKKAEVASKAQKSGKGNVQKGAMPKGPKMGGGGGKR